The Deltaproteobacteria bacterium nucleotide sequence AAAATCTGGACTCACCCGACATCAAAGAATCGTGAATGCTTAGCGTGGCTCCCACCTTAAAGGCTGAAAGCCTCATCTTTTTCGCGCAAACGGGTACCCCGCACATCGCCAGGACCACATTGAGTCCTACACCTCTTAAAAGGGTGCTTTTACCCGACATATTCGAACCACTGATCAAGAGAAGAGGCATTTGGCTTCCAAGCTCAATGTCGTTTCCTACGGCCACTTTTGTCCCTAAAAGAGGGTGCCGCATATCATCAATCTTAAGCACACCGGGACGGGTCTCAAATTCAGGATAATAATTCTCTGGATGCTCAAAGGCGTAACAAGAGAACGAAATTAAAGCTTCAAACTCTCCCAAGGTAGCCAGCCAGTTTGGCAGATGCGGTTGTTCTTTCATTCGCCAGGACTCAACCCGTACTGCGGCTAAATGGTCCCACCCAAAATAGAAGCCCACCAACATAAAAAGTTGGTTTTTCATCGCATCCGCTCGGTGAACCAGCTTACTAAGCCCACGGATTCGTGTTGAAATAGACTCCCCTTCTACATCGAGACCCGCTCGCCAACGCGTCATCGCACCATCTGCCGGAAACTTGGCTTCTTCGAATAAAGTTAAGATGCGAGCCATCTGCTCCAGCTCTACGTGTGCACCGGAAACTGCCGATAAAACCCGCATGACACGTTTCTTATAGATCATTCGGGTGATGCCTTGCGCGATCAGCGCTCCCAGAAACACCACCACACCCCAATCGGTCACCGCCCAGGCTATGACACCGGCAAGTGATAAGCCTAAAAGCCCGACAAAGACGGCTGAGTCTCTACCCGCCTCGAGTTCGGCACTTTGTTCTACCCATTGCTTTAAACCTGCTGGACGAATTTTTTCCCTGCGGTCACCGTGAGACGCAACGAGAGATTCTCGAAGCTCAACTTCTCTCTCCAAATCTCGAATACGTGCTTGTCGAATCTTTGCTTCGCTCAGCGAACCGGGGTTCAAAAGCCAATCTGCAATGGTCTTTCTCCCGATTTCCGTTTGAGCCTGGCTAATCAGTTCAAACGCTGAGCCCTCGCCACAGATATCCAAATCCGCAACGTAGAGATGACTGCCTTCACCAAATTCAGCTCCAGTATCACCTCGGCCAATCCAATCTCCGCCTAAGCGGTCCAATGCACGGTGAAAATACTCGCAGGAAGATTCCAAATAACGTCGCACACGAATCACGCGGTTGTGACTGACGACGAAGAACAGAAACACGAGCGCGCCAACAACAACCATGAGCCCGGGTACCACCTCGCTGTAAACAAAGCCGAGCCCAAGGCCGAAAACCATAAGAAACAGCACCAATCGGATATTGGAGTTCAAGTTATCCAGCGAGACCATTTTCGACAACGCCGCCTTACGCTCATCCAGTAACTTACGATACTGAAGCTCCGGGCTTTGCTCCCTACCTACACCTTGTGCTTCAGCTGACTCTTGAGACATCAGTTACCACCTTGCCACGAAATTTGAATGAGACCTTGATTACCTTTCGAACCAATAACTCTCTTCTGGGCACAAAAAAAGGGAGACTTGCTAAACACAAGTCTCCCCATTCCATTTGTCGATTATAAGTAGGCTCAGCCCAGCGGTCTTACCATCGCCGCCCGCGCACCTTTATCGCTCGTGTTACATTCGTATTCAACGCCTTGGCCTTCAACCAGCGTCTTAAACCCATCTCCCTCGATGACCGAAAAATGAACGAAGACATCGTCTCCGCCGCCCTCTGGCAAGATGAACCCAAATCCCTTTTTATTATTGAACCACTTCACTGTACCGGCTGCCATGACAATAACCCCCAAACTAAAATATTTACTCTAAAACTGCTTATTACTGACAGAACCGTAGGTTCCTAGCCCAACAATAACAACTAAATTCAGGATACAATTTACGCACAAATCTATCAAATCATTTATTTACTAATTTACAAATTAAACCGGTTATTCATGAATTAGCAAATATGTTCGGAAATCGAACAAATATAATATCGCGGAATCAGTTACAAAATTGTATTCATAGAAAAGATCACAATCTGAGCTCTAAATTCATCTGACCCTTTAAATAGGTCAAAACGTGAAAAGTCTGGGGATTCTAGAAAACAAGATAGCTCTGAGAAGATCAGGCCATGACGGTTGCTCTTAGACGCAGTGAAACTAAAAAAAAGGCAGCTCGTAAGAGCTGCCTTTTATGACTCGTCCGAGTCTTTCAAAACCGAATAACAAACAAAAATGCACGTGCGAGACTGACCTAGGTGTCCGAGTCCGAAGACTCTAGTGACTCCTTAGAAAGGAGGTGATCCATCCAC carries:
- a CDS encoding DNA mismatch repair protein MutS codes for the protein MSQESAEAQGVGREQSPELQYRKLLDERKAALSKMVSLDNLNSNIRLVLFLMVFGLGLGFVYSEVVPGLMVVVGALVFLFFVVSHNRVIRVRRYLESSCEYFHRALDRLGGDWIGRGDTGAEFGEGSHLYVADLDICGEGSAFELISQAQTEIGRKTIADWLLNPGSLSEAKIRQARIRDLEREVELRESLVASHGDRREKIRPAGLKQWVEQSAELEAGRDSAVFVGLLGLSLAGVIAWAVTDWGVVVFLGALIAQGITRMIYKKRVMRVLSAVSGAHVELEQMARILTLFEEAKFPADGAMTRWRAGLDVEGESISTRIRGLSKLVHRADAMKNQLFMLVGFYFGWDHLAAVRVESWRMKEQPHLPNWLATLGEFEALISFSCYAFEHPENYYPEFETRPGVLKIDDMRHPLLGTKVAVGNDIELGSQMPLLLISGSNMSGKSTLLRGVGLNVVLAMCGVPVCAKKMRLSAFKVGATLSIHDSLMSGESRFYAEISRIQGLVEVSRSEHTLLFLIDEILHGTNSFDRRKGARAILESMLNDGSVGFVTTHDLALAQMADDWPDRATNMHLSDRLDGQALVFDYRLKPGVVQQSNAIELMRSVGLPV
- a CDS encoding cold-shock protein, with translation MAAGTVKWFNNKKGFGFILPEGGGDDVFVHFSVIEGDGFKTLVEGQGVEYECNTSDKGARAAMVRPLG